The Polyangium aurulentum genomic interval ATCCAGCCATGGCTCGAGCGGAACCCGCTGGCCGACTCGATAGCCATGATGGACCCCCCGCAGCACACCAAGCTCCGCGCGTTCGCCACCGACGCCTTCAAGGTACGCGTCCTGCCTCGCATCGAGCCGCTGGCACGCGCCGTTGCACGCGACTTCGTCTCCCGTGCCCGCGGTGGCGGCGAGATCGACGTGTGCGACGACATCGCCTCGAGGATGCCCATGGGCGTCATCGCCAACCTCCTCGGTATCGAGAGCGCGCACCGCCAGCGCATCCGCGCATGGAATGACGATATCATCGCCATCAATCCCGGTACGCCACCCGAGGCCCAGCCGCGCATCCGCGCTTCCATCGAGGAGCAGGAGCGCTACCTGCTGGAGGTGATCGAGGAGCGGCGGCGCGCGCGGCGCGATGATCTGGTGAGCGACCTGCTCGACGCCGAGATCGATGGCCGCCGTCTCACCGACGCGGAGATCATGAGCTTCCTCTTCGTCTTCGTGGTTGCGGGCTACGAGACCTCGTCCCACATGCTCACCCACGCGCTGCGCATCCTCGCCGCGCACCCCTCGCTGCTCGACCGCCTGCGCGCCGATCCCGCCGGGATTCCCGGCTTCATCGAGGAGCTTTTGCGCTTCGAGGCGCCGGTGCAAGTGGTGGTGCGCCTTGCGGTTGCGGAGGAGGAGATCGCCGGGGTGCGCCTCCCCGCGGGCGCGGTGGTTTTGCTGCTCCTGGCCTCGGCCAACCGCGACGAGCGCCACTTCGAGGATCCGGACCGCTTCGACATGGACCGCCGGCAGCGCGTGAGCATCCCCTTCGGCCACGGCGTCCACTTCTGCCTCGGAGCCGCGCTGGCGCGGGCCGAGGCGCGCTTTGCGCTCGAGGAGATCCTGCCGCAGATCCACGGCGCGCACGTCACGCAGGAGCCCACCTGGAACATGTCGCTGACCGCGCGCGGGCCGCTCACTTGCTGGATGAAGTTCGATCCGGCCTAGAGCAGCGACCCGTTCGCGGCGGTGCGAGATCGCGAAGCGATCTCGCCTCGGGGGGTGAATCGGGCGGGCTTTGCCCGGCCGAGAGGGGGACGCGAGGCGAGATCGCGAAGCGATCTCGCCTCGGGGGGTGAATCGGGCGGGCTTTGCCCGGCCGAGAGGGGGACGCGAGGCGTCCCCCTCGGGACAAAGAGGCTAGAACACCGAGCCGTGCAAACGGATCGGTGTTCTAGCGGCTCGACGCGCCCGCCGGGGTGGTCGGATCCCCTTGATGGTATATCCCATCACGATGCATGCTGCCGCCCATGCGCATCGGTGACGTCATCGACGACCGCTTCGAGATCCTGAAGCTCGCGGGCGCTGGCGGCATGGGCACCGTCTATCGCGCCCTCGATCGGGTGAGCGGCGCGGCTGTCGCGGTCAAAGTCGTGCACGATGCGAGCGGCGAAGGGACCTCGCGGTTCGCCAAGGAAGCGCGGCTGCTCGCGGGGCTCCGGCATCCGCACATCGTGGAATACGTCGCCGACAGCATTGCGCCCACGGGGGAGCCCTACCTGGTCATGGAGTGGCTCGAGGGCGAGAGCCTCGATCAGCGTCTCCAGCGCCAAGGATTGCAATTCGACGAGAGCCTCGTCCTCGCGCGGAGGGTGGCCGGAGCCCTCGGGGCTGCGCATGAAAAGGGCGTGACGCATCGGGATATCAAGCCAAGCAACCTCTTCCTCGCGGATGGCGCCGTGGACCGCGTGAAGGTGCTCGATTTCGGCATCGCGCAGCTCGCGGGCGCAACCACGGCATTGACGAGGACGGGAACCCTGCTCGGCACCCCTGGATACATGGCCCCGGAGCAAGCGCGGGGGGAGCGGGGGGCGATCGATGCTCGCGCGGACGTGTTCTCGCTCGGCTGCGTGCTCTTCGAATGCCTGACGGGTCGCCCGGCCTTCGTGGGGATGCACGTCATGGCCCTGCTGGCGAAGCTGCTTCTCGAGGAGGCGCCGCGGGTGCGCGCCTTGCGGCCAGAGGTGCCGGAGGAGCTCGACGCTCTCGTGGCGCGCATGCTGGCGAAGGATCCCGCGGAGCGCCCTGCGGATGGCGCGGCCTTGGCGGCGGCGCTGGAGGAGCTGCACGTCATCGATGGGCGGGCGGCCTCGGCGCACCCGAAGTCGCAGGCGTCGCTCACGGGCACGGAGACGCGGTTCGTCTCGGTGGTGGCGCTCGGGCCTGCGGGCGCAGGGGTGTGGAGCCGCGATGCGACGCTTGCACATGGCCTCCCGCCGCGGGTGCTCGGGGAGGTGCGGTGCGCCGTGGAGCCGCTCGGCGTGAAGGTCGAGGAGCTCGTCAATGGGGTGCTCGTGGCCGTCGTCTCGGGCGCCGGGACGCCGACCGATCTGGCGGCGCTCGGGGCGCGTTGCGCGCTGCGGATGCGAGAGCTCGTCCCTGATGCGGCATTGGTGCTGCTCTCGGGACGGGCCCAGGAGACGGGCCGCCTGCCCGTGGGAGAGGTGCTGGAGCGGGCGGCGTCGATGATCTCGACGGGCAGCGCTCAGGCGGGTGAGGACGCCCCATACCGGGCGATTCAAATCGACGAGGTGACGAGGGCGTTGCTCGACGTGCGCTTCGATGTCGTCGAGGTGAATCGACGCATCCTGCTGCTCGGGGAGCGCGACGTGGGCGGCGAGGCGCGCGTCTTGCTCGGCAAACCGAGCCCGTTCGTCGGGCGGGATCGGGAGATGCGCACCTTGCTCGATCTCGTCGAGGAGAGCTTCGAGGAGGAAAAGAGCCGCGTGGTGCTGGTGACCGGGCCCGCGGGGATCGGGAAGTCGCGGCTGCGGCACGAGCTGTCGCGCAGGTTGAAGGACAGCCGACCGGATCTCGTCGCGCTCGTTGGAAGGGCGGACTCGGTCGGCGCGGGGTCCGCATTCGCGATGCTCGGCTCGGCCTTCCGGAGCTCGCTCGGAATCGCGGGGGGCGAGACGCTGGAGGCGCAGCAGGAAAAGCTCGCAAGGTTCGTGAATTCGGCGGTGAAGGAGGCGGAGCGGCAGCGGGTCCTGGAGTTCATCGGGGAGATGATCGGCACGCCGTTTCCGGATGAGGGGAGCCCCAGGCTCCGAGCGGCGAGGCAGGATGCATCGCGCATGGCCGAGCAGTTCCAGTGCGCATTCACGGACATCATCAGGGCGCACGCGAGCGCGCGGCCGGTCATGCTGGTGCTCGAGGATCTGCACTGGGGGGACATCCCCTCGGTGAAGCTCGTCGACGTGGCGCTCCGAGAGCTGCCGGAGCAGCGTTTCGTGGTGGTGGCATTCGCGCGCCCGGAGGTGCAGGACCGGTTTCCGAAGCTATGGGCAGAGCGTGACGTGCAGGAGATTCGCCTGCGAGAGCTCGGCCGTCGGGCCGCCGAGAGCCTGGTGAGGAGCGCGCTGGGGCCGGCTGTCACGGAGGAGACGGTGGCCTTGCTCGTCGACCGCGCGGCGGGCAATGCATTCTATCTGGAAGAGCTCATACGCACGGTGGCCGAGGGACGCGGCGATGCCTTGCCCGAGACGGTGCTCGGCATGGTGGCCGCGCGGCTCTCGATGCTGGACGCGGAGGCGCGGAGGGTCCTGCGGGCGGCGAGCATCTTTGGTGAGACGTTCTGGAGGGGGGGCGTCTGGACGCTCGTCGGAGAGGAGCTCGGGGCCGGGAGACGGGACTGGTTGGCGGAGCTGGTCGAAAAGGAGATCGTGTCGCGGCGCCAGGAGAGCCGGATTGCGCACGAGGAAGAATATGCGTTCCGACATGCGCTCCTGCGGGAGGGGGCCTACGCGACGCTGACGGAGCGAGATCGGACGCTGGGGCACAAGCTCGCGGGCGAATGGCTGGAGGGGGCGGGAGAGACGGATCCGAGTCTTCTGGGGGAGCATTTCGACCGAGGAGGGGAAGGAGCGCGCGCGGCGGCGTATCATCTGGACGCGGCCGAACAGGCGCTCGAAGGCCGAGACAGCGAGGCAGCGCTCAGGCTCGTGGAGCGGGGAATCGCGCTCGGTGTGGAGCCCGAGCTGCGCGCGGGGCTATGGGCCGTCGAGGCGGAAGCCAGGTCCTGGATGCTGGACAGAGAGGGCGCATTACGCTCCGCCCGAGCGGCGCTGAGCCTCGCGCGCGCGGGGAGCCGGATCCAGAGCAAAGCGGCCGTCGTGATGGTACAAATTGCGACGATCCATGGCAGGCTCGACTGGCTCGACGAGGCGATGGAAAGATTGCTGCACGTCGATCCAGAGCCGGACGCGATCTCCCCCTTCGCCGCAGCCATTGGCGGTGGAGTGCCATTGTACCTGGCCATGATGCAGCGGGGTTCGGCAGAGCAGTGTATTCGGCGGATCGAGCAGGTGGCTCTGGGCGCGATAGAGCGTGACGCCATCGCCCTCGCCTGCATCTCGTACGCTCGCGCCTACTGGAATTTGCATGCCGAACGCGACCCGTGGAGCTTGCTGGAGAATGCACGAGCAGCAGCCTTCCACCTCGAACGCTCGGGGGACCGGTCGCTCCTTCCGTGGGTCCAGGCCATCATTCCAGCGACGTACGTGCAGCTCGGGGTCTTCGATCGAGCCGAGGAGGAGTTCTCGCGCATTCTCGGTGACGACCTCTGGAGACGAGGTTCGCTGGATGGGAAAATTGCCCGGGCGACGGAGGTGGGCCGGGCCGGGATGCTCCTCGGGCAGGGGAAGCCCGACGAGGCGCTCGCGCTCGCGACCCGGATGATGCAGGAGGCAAAGGAGCGAGGCGAGCTGGGTACGGTATTGAATGGTCAGATCCACCTGGTCACCATCCACCTGCGCCGGGGCTCCGTCGATGCCGCTGAAGCGGAGGCCACCGCGTTCGGCGAGCTCGCGTCGCAGATCCCGATGTTCGCGCTGGTGCACCTCATCCTGCTCGCCCGCGTGCGCCTTGCGCAGGGACGCCTCGCCGAAGCCGCAGCCATCGCGGAGCGTGCGCTCGCGGAGAGCCGCTCCTCCGGCCTGGGCTATCTCGCGCTCGACGCCGCAGTCTTGCTCGTCCGCGCCGAGGCGCTCCACGCGCTCGGCGACCATGCCGCGGCGCGCCGCTCGATTGGCGAAGCGCGGGACGACCTCCTCGGCAAGGCCGCGAAGATCCCCGATCCGGAAGTGCGCCGGAGCTTCCTCGAGGACCTCGCCGATCACCGCAGGACGCTCGCGCTCGCGCAGGAGTGGCTGGGAGCGCCGGAGCATACCGCAGCGCTTTGATGGGCTCCCCGGGCCCGCTCGGGCTGGCCGAAGAGGCCCCTTGCGGCCTCGTACCAGGACGGGCAACGTGGCTCGCCGAGCACCATGCATGCAGGCGCGCTGATCGCCGATCGCTTTTACATCGAGCGTCCAGCCGGCTCCGGCGGCATGGGGACCGTCTACCGCGCGCGTGATCGCCTGAGCGGCATGCCCGTCGCCCTCAAGCTGGCCGCGGCCGACGACGAGCCCCTCCACGCCCGCGCGCTCGCCGAGGCCGACGCCCTCGCCGCGCTCGACCACCCGGCCATCGTCCGCCTCGTCGCCCACGGGGTGGCGCCCGACGGGCGCCCCTTTCTGGCCATGGAGTGGCTCGAAGGCGAGGACCTCGCCCGCCGCCTCGAGCGCGCCCCGCTCACCGTGGCCGAGGTGGTGCGGCTCGGCGCGCGCGTGGCCGCGGCGCTGGCTTCCGCCCACGCCCGCGGCGTCGTGCACCGCGACCTCAAGCCGAGCAACCTCTTCCTCCCCGGCGGCGAGCCGGCAGAGGTCAAGGTCGTCGACTTCGGCATCGCGCGCTTCGCCCACGCCGAGGCGCGCCTCACCGCCACGGGCTCGATCATCGGCACGCCCGGGTACATGGCGCCCGAGCAGGCGAGCGGTGAGGGCGTGGCGGGACCGGCCGCGGATCTCTTCGCCCTCGGCGCCGTGCTGTTCGAGTGCCTGGCCGGCCACCCCGCGTTCAGCGGCGCGAGCCCCATCGCGGTCCTGGCCAAGGTGCTGCTCGAGGCGCCGCCCCGCCTGGACGCCGAGCGGTCGGACCTCGCCCCCGCGCTCGTCACGCTGGTGGCCGACCTGCTCGCGAAGCGGCCCGAAGATCGACCGGACGCGGGCGCCGCTGCGGCCGCGCTCTCCGCCTTGCTCCCCGCCCTCGCGGGCGGAGCCACGCTCGCCCCCGCCCCTGCCCCCCAGGCCATCACCGGCGACGAGCAGCGCTTCGCCTGCGTGCTCCTGGTCCGCCCGGCGCCCCAGGAGCGACCCGCGACCCCCGTCGCGCCGGCGAAAGCGGGGGGCGGCGGCGACGCCACCCTGCCCGCGGGGGACTTGCCGCCGCTCATGGCCCCCGAGCGCGCCGCCCTCGAGCGGCTGCGCGCCATCGTGGGCCCCCGCGGCGGCCGCGCCGATGGCCTGGCCAGCGGCGATCTGGTGGCGAGCTGGCTCGATCCCGGCGTGCCCCGCGATCAGGCGACGCGCGCCGCCCGCGCCGCCCTCCTGGCCAGAAAGCGCTTCCCGGGCGCCGCCCTCGCCGTGGGCAGCGGCATGACCGAGCGCGACGGCGCCTTGCCCCTGGGCAGCGCGCTCGAGCACGCGGCCGCGCTCCTCGACGCCGATGGGGCCCGGGGGGACGCCGTCCCCCTCGACGAGGTCACCGCCGGCCTGCTCGACGCGCGCTTCCAGATCGCGCCCGCAGGGGCAGGCCACGCGCTCCTCGCCGAGCGCGGCCCCGACGAGCAGGAGGTGCGTCTCGTCCTCGGCCGGGCGGTCCCCTGCGTGGGCCGCGAGCGCGAGCTGCGCCTGCTCCTCGACACCCTCGACGAGTGCCTCACCGAGCCCGTCGCCCGCGCGGTGCTGGTCACGGCGCCTGCGGGGACCGGCAAATCGCGCCTGCGGGCGGAGCTGTTGCGCTTCGTGCGCCTGCGCGGCGACGTCGAGGTCTGGGTGGCGAGCGCCGACGAGCTCGGCGCCGGCTCGCCCTTCGCGCTGCTCGGCGAGGCCCTCGAGCGGGCGGCGGGCACGGGCCCCGGCGATCCCCTCGAGGGGCGCCACGACCGGCTCGGGGCGCTCGTGGCCCGGAACGTCCCCGAGGAGGAGCGCGCCCGCGTGACCGTGTTCCTCGGCGAGATCACCGGCGCGCCCTTCGCCGCGGCGACCCACCCGGCGCTCGCCGCCGCCCGCCGCGAGCCGGCCCTCATGGCCAAGGGGGTCCGCCGCGCCTGGCTCGATCTGCTCGCCGCCGAGACCGCCGCGCGCCCCGTCCTGCTCGTGCTCGAGGACCTGCACTGGGGCGACGCGCCCAGCGTGAAGCTCGTCGACGCGGCCCTCGCGGAGCTGCACGACCGCCCCTTCATGGTCCTCGCCCTGGCGCGCCCGGGGGTCGCGGCGCGCTTCCCCGACCTGTGGTCGATGCGCGGCGGCCACGAGCTGCGCCTCGCCCCGCTCCCGCGCCGCGCCGCCGCCCAGCTCGTCCGCCACGCCTTGCCCTCTGCCGACGACGCCCTCGTCGCGCGCCTCGTCGACCGCGCCGAGGGCAACGGGCTTTGCCTGGAAGAGCTCGTCCGCGCCGCCGCCGCGGGCCGCGGCGAGGCCCTGCCCGAGACGGTCGCCGCCATGGTCCAGGTCCGGCTCGGGGAGCTGTCCTCGGACGAGCGTCGCCTCTTGCGCGCGGCCAGCGCCTTCGGCGAGGTCTTCTGGAAGCGCGCCGTTCTCGCCTTGCTCGGCGCGGGCCAGCGCCCGACCGCCCTCGCGGATTCCCTCGAGGCGCTGGTGGCGCGCGAGATCCTCGTCCGCCGCCGGGTGAGCCGTTTTCCCGGCGAGGAGGAGCTCGCCTTCCGCCACGCGCTGCTCCGTGACGGCGCCTACGCGACCTTCACCGCCGACAATCGCCGCCTCGCCCACCGCCTCGCCGCGGCCTGGCTCGAGGGGGCGGGCGAGAGCGATCCGCTGCTCCTCGCGGCCCACTACGAGCGCGGCGGCGAGGCGGCGCGCGCCGCGGCCTGGTACTGCCGCACCGCAGAGCGGACCCTCGCGGGCAACGATCCTCACGGCGCCATCGCGCACGCCGAAAAGGCCCTCGCCCTCGGCCCCGACGAGGCGGTGCGTCTGCGGGTGCTCCAGGCCCTGGCGCAGGCGATGATGTTCGCGGGTCGCCTCGCCGAGGCCGAGCGCTGGACCGAGGGGGTCCTCGCGGCCGTCCCCCGGGGCAGCGCCATGGGGTGCGATGCGACGTACGCCAAGCTCGTCCTCTGCTTGTTGCGTGGCGATGCAGAGCTCGCCTCGCTCGCGATGACCGCCGCCGAGGGGGTGGAGGCGACGCCCGAGAACGCCGGGGCGCTCCTGCAGCTCCTGGGCATGGTCTGGGGGATCTTCTGCTTCGCGGGCCAGGTGGAGGGGGCCCGACCCTACCTCGCCCGCGCGGAGGCCATCGTGGCGAGGTTCGGCGCGAGCATCGATCCGGGCTCGCTCGGCACGCTCTGCTTCCGCCGCTGGGCCTTCTGGTTGCTCACGGATTTCGAGCCGTACCAGGCGCTGCGCGAGGCCGAGGGAGCCCTGCACCTGTACGAGCTCGCCGGCGACCGCACGCGCGCGGGGCAGGCACGCGCGGGCATGGGGGCCGCTCTGTGGAGCCTGGGCGCCTTCCAGCGGGCGGAGGTGGAGGCGCGGCGCGCTGTCGAGGAGGCTGGGCCCGGGGTCCACAGCGGGCTGGTGGCGCGCGCGTACCTGGCGAGGTTGCTCGCGGAGCGGGGCGCCTTCGAGGAGGCCGCGCGCGAGGCCCTCCGTGCGAGGGCCGAGTCCCAGGCGGCGGGCGACGGCATGGCCGAGACGGCGGCGCGGTTGGCGCTGGCGTACGTGCTGAAGCGGCAGGGGGCCCCCGCGGGGGCCGAGGGGGAGCTGCGGGACACGCGTCCGGTGACGAGGAGCAACCAGAGCAACCTGCACGCGGGGCTGGCCGAGGCGCGGCTCGCCCAGGGGGATGCGGCCGAGGCGTTGAAGATGGCGCGCGAGGTGCTCGCGCCCGAGGGCTGGATCTGCACGAGCGCGCGGCTCAAGGCGCGGGAGGTCGAGGTGCGGGCGCTCCTCGCCCTGGGCGAGCGGGAGGCGGCGCGGGCCGGGCTCGGGGAGCTGCGCGCGGAGATGGTGGCGATCGCCGCGCGCATCGAGGACGAGGCGCTGCGTGCGGCTTTCCTGACGCGCGGGCCGCTGTGCGCGCCGATCCTCGCGCTCGCCGCGCAGGAGGGGGTGGGCGCGGCGGGGGGATGTTGACGAGGACCGTCGAACGCCCCTCCCGGGCGGTCCCGGTGCTTGCCGTCGCCCACGCCTCTTGGAGACACGCCCGCGAGTCTTGGAGACTCGCCCGCGCCTCTTGGAGACACGCCCGCTGGTCCTGGAGACTCGCCCGCGCCTCTTGGAGACACGCCCGCGGGTCCTGGAGACTCGCCCACGCGTCTCCGAGACACGCCCGCTGGTCTTGGAGACACGCCCGCTGGTCTTGGAGACACGCCCGCTGGTCCTGGAGACACGCCCGCGGGTCTTGGAGACACGCCCGCTGGTCTTGGAGACACGCCCGCGCCTCTTGGAGACACGCCCGCGGGTCCTGGAGACGTGCCCGCTCGTCTGGAATACGAGATTTCATGTCTGCGAGGCCAGACCCCGTGTCTGCGGGACGAGAGCGCTCGCGGTGCGATGGGTATTGCAGGAAGTCAAGATCTAGCTTTTGGCCGAGCACCCATGTTCGATCGCGGCCGGAGAACTGATGGAGATCCCCGAGGCGCGCGCTCTCACGATTCCCAGGGACGCCGGGCCGGGAGCCGTGGATTTCAGGCTCGTGCCAGGTGCGGTGCTCAAGAATTACGAGCTCATCCGGCAGCTCGGCGCGGGCGGGATGGGGACGGTGTTCCTGGCCCGCGATGTCCGGCTCGGGCGCCTGGTGGCCATCAAGTTCCTGCTCGAGCCTACCGAAACCGCAGCGGAGCGTTTCCTCGGCGAAGTGCGGGCCACGGCACAGTGCAGGCACGAGAACATCGTGATCATTCACGAGGCGGACGAGGTGGACGGCGCGCCGTACATGGTCCTCGAGTACATCCAGGGCCGCACGCTGCGCGCGGTAATGGCGGAGAGGGCGCATGACATCCGAGCCGCGGCGATCGAGCTGATGCTGCCGGTGGCGCGCGCGCTGGCCCGTGCGCACGAGATGGGCATCATCCACCGGGATCTGAAGCCCGAGAACATCCTGCTCGGCGACGATGGCGTGGTGAAGGTGGTGGATTTCGGCATTGCCAAGCAGGTCTCCCCTGCCCTGGCCGCGACGCAGCCCGCCGCGCAGGTGACGCCTCGCGACGAGATGGCGTTGACCGAGGACGGGGCGCTGCTCGGCACCCTGCCCTATATGTCGCCCGAGCAATGGCAGCAGGAGCCGCTCGACGCGCGTAGCGATATCTGGGCGGCGGGGATCATCCTTTTCGAGCTCTCGACCGGGGCGCATCCGCTGGAGCCGCTCTCGCTGGCGCGGCTCGCGCAGGTCGTGGATCTGGAGACCCCCATGCCGAGCGTGCGCGCCAAGAGCCCTGATCTCGGGCCGCTGGCGGACGTCATCGATCGGTGCCTGAAAAAGCGCAAGGAGGAGCGCCTGGGCTCGGCCCGGGAGCTGGCCGAGGCGCTCGAGCGGCTCGGGGCCGACAAGGGCAGGCCCGTGATCGCCGAGGACGAGAGCCCATTCGCGGGCCTGTCGGCGTTCCAGGAAGCGGACGAGGCGCGGTTCTTCGGGCGCGAGAACGATGTTGCCGCGGTGATCGGCAGGCTGCGCAATCAGCAGCTCGTCATGATCGCAGGCCCCTCGGGCGCGGGGAAATCCTCTTTCGTCCGTGCAGGGGTCATTCCTGCGCTCAAGCGCGCGGGGCGGGACGTGGAGACGTTCGTGGTGCGCCCCGGGAGGCGGCCGCTGGCGGCGCTCGCGGATGTGCTCGCATTC includes:
- a CDS encoding serine/threonine-protein kinase gives rise to the protein MRIGDVIDDRFEILKLAGAGGMGTVYRALDRVSGAAVAVKVVHDASGEGTSRFAKEARLLAGLRHPHIVEYVADSIAPTGEPYLVMEWLEGESLDQRLQRQGLQFDESLVLARRVAGALGAAHEKGVTHRDIKPSNLFLADGAVDRVKVLDFGIAQLAGATTALTRTGTLLGTPGYMAPEQARGERGAIDARADVFSLGCVLFECLTGRPAFVGMHVMALLAKLLLEEAPRVRALRPEVPEELDALVARMLAKDPAERPADGAALAAALEELHVIDGRAASAHPKSQASLTGTETRFVSVVALGPAGAGVWSRDATLAHGLPPRVLGEVRCAVEPLGVKVEELVNGVLVAVVSGAGTPTDLAALGARCALRMRELVPDAALVLLSGRAQETGRLPVGEVLERAASMISTGSAQAGEDAPYRAIQIDEVTRALLDVRFDVVEVNRRILLLGERDVGGEARVLLGKPSPFVGRDREMRTLLDLVEESFEEEKSRVVLVTGPAGIGKSRLRHELSRRLKDSRPDLVALVGRADSVGAGSAFAMLGSAFRSSLGIAGGETLEAQQEKLARFVNSAVKEAERQRVLEFIGEMIGTPFPDEGSPRLRAARQDASRMAEQFQCAFTDIIRAHASARPVMLVLEDLHWGDIPSVKLVDVALRELPEQRFVVVAFARPEVQDRFPKLWAERDVQEIRLRELGRRAAESLVRSALGPAVTEETVALLVDRAAGNAFYLEELIRTVAEGRGDALPETVLGMVAARLSMLDAEARRVLRAASIFGETFWRGGVWTLVGEELGAGRRDWLAELVEKEIVSRRQESRIAHEEEYAFRHALLREGAYATLTERDRTLGHKLAGEWLEGAGETDPSLLGEHFDRGGEGARAAAYHLDAAEQALEGRDSEAALRLVERGIALGVEPELRAGLWAVEAEARSWMLDREGALRSARAALSLARAGSRIQSKAAVVMVQIATIHGRLDWLDEAMERLLHVDPEPDAISPFAAAIGGGVPLYLAMMQRGSAEQCIRRIEQVALGAIERDAIALACISYARAYWNLHAERDPWSLLENARAAAFHLERSGDRSLLPWVQAIIPATYVQLGVFDRAEEEFSRILGDDLWRRGSLDGKIARATEVGRAGMLLGQGKPDEALALATRMMQEAKERGELGTVLNGQIHLVTIHLRRGSVDAAEAEATAFGELASQIPMFALVHLILLARVRLAQGRLAEAAAIAERALAESRSSGLGYLALDAAVLLVRAEALHALGDHAAARRSIGEARDDLLGKAAKIPDPEVRRSFLEDLADHRRTLALAQEWLGAPEHTAAL
- a CDS encoding cytochrome P450, translated to MERLNLFDLEYRKDPYRYHAELRRSAPVTQVDPGGMWAVSRYDDIVEILKQPTRFSSYGQRAAAIQPWLERNPLADSIAMMDPPQHTKLRAFATDAFKVRVLPRIEPLARAVARDFVSRARGGGEIDVCDDIASRMPMGVIANLLGIESAHRQRIRAWNDDIIAINPGTPPEAQPRIRASIEEQERYLLEVIEERRRARRDDLVSDLLDAEIDGRRLTDAEIMSFLFVFVVAGYETSSHMLTHALRILAAHPSLLDRLRADPAGIPGFIEELLRFEAPVQVVVRLAVAEEEIAGVRLPAGAVVLLLLASANRDERHFEDPDRFDMDRRQRVSIPFGHGVHFCLGAALARAEARFALEEILPQIHGAHVTQEPTWNMSLTARGPLTCWMKFDPA
- a CDS encoding serine/threonine-protein kinase PknK encodes the protein MHAGALIADRFYIERPAGSGGMGTVYRARDRLSGMPVALKLAAADDEPLHARALAEADALAALDHPAIVRLVAHGVAPDGRPFLAMEWLEGEDLARRLERAPLTVAEVVRLGARVAAALASAHARGVVHRDLKPSNLFLPGGEPAEVKVVDFGIARFAHAEARLTATGSIIGTPGYMAPEQASGEGVAGPAADLFALGAVLFECLAGHPAFSGASPIAVLAKVLLEAPPRLDAERSDLAPALVTLVADLLAKRPEDRPDAGAAAAALSALLPALAGGATLAPAPAPQAITGDEQRFACVLLVRPAPQERPATPVAPAKAGGGGDATLPAGDLPPLMAPERAALERLRAIVGPRGGRADGLASGDLVASWLDPGVPRDQATRAARAALLARKRFPGAALAVGSGMTERDGALPLGSALEHAAALLDADGARGDAVPLDEVTAGLLDARFQIAPAGAGHALLAERGPDEQEVRLVLGRAVPCVGRERELRLLLDTLDECLTEPVARAVLVTAPAGTGKSRLRAELLRFVRLRGDVEVWVASADELGAGSPFALLGEALERAAGTGPGDPLEGRHDRLGALVARNVPEEERARVTVFLGEITGAPFAAATHPALAAARREPALMAKGVRRAWLDLLAAETAARPVLLVLEDLHWGDAPSVKLVDAALAELHDRPFMVLALARPGVAARFPDLWSMRGGHELRLAPLPRRAAAQLVRHALPSADDALVARLVDRAEGNGLCLEELVRAAAAGRGEALPETVAAMVQVRLGELSSDERRLLRAASAFGEVFWKRAVLALLGAGQRPTALADSLEALVAREILVRRRVSRFPGEEELAFRHALLRDGAYATFTADNRRLAHRLAAAWLEGAGESDPLLLAAHYERGGEAARAAAWYCRTAERTLAGNDPHGAIAHAEKALALGPDEAVRLRVLQALAQAMMFAGRLAEAERWTEGVLAAVPRGSAMGCDATYAKLVLCLLRGDAELASLAMTAAEGVEATPENAGALLQLLGMVWGIFCFAGQVEGARPYLARAEAIVARFGASIDPGSLGTLCFRRWAFWLLTDFEPYQALREAEGALHLYELAGDRTRAGQARAGMGAALWSLGAFQRAEVEARRAVEEAGPGVHSGLVARAYLARLLAERGAFEEAAREALRARAESQAAGDGMAETAARLALAYVLKRQGAPAGAEGELRDTRPVTRSNQSNLHAGLAEARLAQGDAAEALKMAREVLAPEGWICTSARLKAREVEVRALLALGEREAARAGLGELRAEMVAIAARIEDEALRAAFLTRGPLCAPILALAAQEGVGAAGGC